In Silvanigrella paludirubra, the following are encoded in one genomic region:
- a CDS encoding class I SAM-dependent methyltransferase: MDKILFNEENIRPAEIFNKYLELAKEDISSFFHEKEKYIEVDCPACLSTRKEISFIKHSFEYKTCLDCLSLYLSPRPSEDMINTFYKNGSSVKYWSTHFFKNTAEARREYLIRPKANEIIENVKKFLSSSNNLSFCDIGSGYGILLEELGRHNIFNNILGIEPSPALANDCRKKGFKILEKTMENIDYDEISIDYATSFEVIEHLYNPFLFLTSAKKIIKKGGIIQFTTLTCSGFDLQTLWENSNSIYPPHHINLLSFKGLKVLIERAGLKVLDFKTPGKLDLDIVRNAYIKNPSLISDRFTNMLCNSEINVRNNFQKFLQENLLSSHVSFIVTPA; the protein is encoded by the coding sequence ATGGATAAAATTTTATTTAACGAAGAAAACATTCGTCCAGCTGAGATTTTTAATAAATACCTTGAGCTAGCTAAAGAAGATATTTCAAGTTTTTTTCATGAAAAAGAAAAATATATTGAAGTAGATTGTCCGGCTTGTTTGTCAACTAGAAAAGAAATTTCTTTTATAAAACACAGTTTTGAATATAAGACTTGTTTAGATTGCTTATCTTTATATCTATCGCCTCGCCCCAGTGAAGATATGATAAATACTTTTTATAAAAATGGCTCATCTGTAAAATATTGGAGTACCCATTTTTTTAAAAATACTGCTGAGGCTAGAAGAGAGTATTTGATACGCCCGAAGGCAAATGAGATTATAGAAAATGTGAAAAAGTTTTTATCTTCAAGTAATAATCTATCATTTTGTGATATAGGTTCAGGATATGGAATATTATTGGAAGAGCTAGGCAGACATAACATTTTTAATAATATTTTAGGAATTGAGCCTTCACCGGCTCTAGCAAATGATTGTCGTAAAAAAGGATTTAAAATTTTAGAAAAAACAATGGAGAATATTGACTATGATGAGATTTCTATAGATTATGCAACTTCATTTGAGGTTATTGAACACTTGTATAATCCTTTCCTTTTTTTAACTTCAGCAAAAAAAATTATAAAAAAAGGTGGAATAATTCAATTTACAACACTCACGTGTTCTGGTTTTGATCTTCAAACGCTTTGGGAGAATTCAAATAGTATTTACCCTCCTCACCATATTAATTTACTTTCTTTTAAGGGTTTAAAAGTTCTCATTGAAAGAGCTGGATTAAAAGTTTTAGATTTTAAGACACCTGGAAAATTAGATCTCGATATAGTTAGAAATGCTTACATTAAAAACCCTTCATTAATTTCAGATCGTTTCACAAATATGTTATGTAATTCTGAAATTAATGTTAGAAATAATTTTCAAAAATTTCTGCAGGAAAATTTACTTAGCTCGCATGTAAGTTTCATTGTTACACCGGCTTAA